A genomic window from Streptomyces mirabilis includes:
- a CDS encoding SURF1 family protein gives MYRFLLTPRWWGINVFVLLAIPFCIFMGSWQLSRFEARVQDHRAAGEQAAAAKTEAARPLARLLPVSTETSGKQATATGRYGKQLLVPGRELDGERGFYVLTLLRVDGGKALPVVRGWLPGSADPAKAPAAPTGEVTVTGALQASESPGTNGVTAAGGLPAGQTGAISSASLVNLVPYEVYDAWITLAKADSGMRAVPATEPQGTGLDLKAFQNLGYTGEWFVFAGFVVFMWFRLLRREAEFARDAELGLVPEHDEEEATVTEATARAETTAGATARADAAGAPQDADNIPVR, from the coding sequence GTGTACCGGTTCCTGCTGACGCCCCGCTGGTGGGGGATCAACGTCTTCGTGCTGTTGGCCATCCCCTTCTGCATCTTCATGGGGTCGTGGCAGTTGAGCCGGTTCGAGGCTCGGGTGCAGGACCACCGCGCGGCCGGTGAGCAGGCCGCCGCGGCCAAAACGGAGGCGGCCCGTCCGCTCGCCCGGCTGCTGCCCGTGAGCACGGAGACCTCCGGAAAGCAGGCCACCGCGACCGGCCGGTACGGCAAGCAGCTCCTCGTGCCGGGCCGCGAGCTCGACGGCGAGCGCGGGTTCTACGTGCTGACGCTGCTGCGCGTCGACGGCGGCAAGGCACTGCCCGTCGTACGGGGCTGGCTGCCCGGAAGCGCCGACCCGGCGAAGGCGCCCGCCGCCCCGACCGGTGAGGTCACCGTCACGGGTGCGCTCCAGGCGTCCGAGAGCCCGGGGACGAACGGCGTCACCGCCGCCGGGGGTCTGCCCGCAGGACAGACCGGCGCGATCAGCTCGGCCTCACTGGTGAACCTCGTGCCGTACGAGGTGTACGACGCCTGGATCACCCTCGCGAAGGCCGACAGCGGGATGCGTGCGGTGCCCGCGACCGAGCCTCAGGGCACCGGCCTGGACCTGAAGGCGTTCCAGAACCTCGGTTACACCGGTGAGTGGTTCGTCTTCGCGGGCTTCGTGGTCTTCATGTGGTTCCGGCTGCTGCGCCGCGAGGCGGAGTTCGCCCGGGACGCGGAGCTGGGACTCGTCCCCGAGCATGACGAAGAAGAAGCCACGGTCACCGAAGCCACCGCCCGAGCCGAAACCACTGCCGGCGCCACCGCCCGAGCCGATGCCGCCGGCGCCCCTCAGGACGCCGACAACATCCCCGTCCGGTAG
- a CDS encoding S9 family peptidase, which produces MTESNGSIEQQQAAMPDWEKRFRAPRVSLPDWAEDAPHRALFVSNATGTYELYAWDRGTGEQRQVTNRANGTTDGVLSPDGEWIWWFDDKDGDEFGIWRRQRFTAPKTTDSGDHGLDDGDGDGAAEADAPAAPGLEPSYPGGLAIGRDGRTAVVGRSTDEDGSTIHVVRLGEEPVEIYRHRESAGVGDLSHDGSLIAVEHTEHGDAMHSALRVLRPDGSTVTELDDTKGGTVELGLEVLGFAPVDGDSRLLIGHQRRGRWEPLVWDVATGEETDLALDLPGDVAAEWYPDGSALLIAHSFEARSDLWRYDLASRELVQVPTPQGTVSGATARPDGTVEYLWSSAAEPSVVRSTTGEIVLDPPGLKSPGSVPVEDVWVEGPGGRVHALIQKPAGTTGPLPTVFDIHGGPTWHDSDSFAAGPAAWVDHGYAVVRINYRGSTGYGREWTDALKHRVGLIELEDIAAVREWAVTSGLADPARLILTGGSWGGYLTLLGLGTQPDAWTLGIAAVPVADYVTAYHDEMEALKAMDRTLLGGTPEEVPERFEASSPLTYVDAVKAPVYISAGVNDPRCPIRQIDNYVARLTARSAIHEVYRYDAGHGSLVVDERIKQVKLELDFATRHLPR; this is translated from the coding sequence ATGACTGAGAGCAACGGGTCCATCGAGCAGCAGCAGGCAGCCATGCCCGACTGGGAGAAGCGCTTCCGGGCGCCGCGGGTGTCGCTGCCCGACTGGGCGGAGGACGCCCCGCACCGCGCGCTGTTCGTCTCGAACGCGACGGGGACGTACGAGCTGTACGCGTGGGACCGCGGGACGGGGGAGCAGCGCCAGGTCACGAACCGGGCGAACGGTACGACGGACGGGGTGCTCTCCCCGGACGGTGAGTGGATCTGGTGGTTCGACGACAAGGACGGGGACGAGTTCGGCATCTGGCGCCGTCAGCGCTTCACCGCTCCCAAGACCACGGATTCCGGCGACCACGGCCTCGATGACGGTGATGGTGACGGTGCTGCTGAGGCCGACGCCCCCGCCGCTCCGGGCCTGGAGCCTTCCTACCCCGGGGGTCTGGCCATCGGCAGGGACGGCCGGACGGCGGTCGTGGGCCGCTCGACGGACGAGGACGGCTCGACGATCCATGTGGTCCGCCTCGGCGAGGAGCCGGTGGAGATCTACCGCCACCGGGAGTCGGCGGGGGTGGGCGACCTCTCGCACGACGGCTCCCTGATCGCCGTCGAGCACACCGAGCACGGCGACGCGATGCACTCGGCGCTGCGGGTGCTGCGCCCGGACGGCTCGACGGTCACCGAGCTGGACGACACCAAGGGCGGCACGGTCGAGCTGGGCCTGGAAGTGCTCGGCTTCGCCCCCGTCGACGGCGACAGCCGCCTCCTCATCGGCCATCAGCGGCGCGGCCGTTGGGAGCCGCTGGTGTGGGACGTGGCGACGGGGGAGGAGACGGACCTGGCCCTGGACCTTCCGGGCGACGTGGCGGCCGAGTGGTACCCCGACGGTTCGGCCCTGCTCATCGCCCACAGCTTCGAGGCCCGCAGCGACCTGTGGCGCTACGACCTGGCGTCCCGCGAGCTGGTCCAGGTGCCCACCCCGCAGGGCACCGTCTCCGGGGCGACGGCCCGCCCCGACGGAACCGTGGAGTACCTGTGGTCCTCGGCGGCCGAGCCGTCCGTGGTCCGCTCGACGACGGGCGAGATCGTCCTCGATCCCCCGGGCCTGAAGTCCCCGGGCTCGGTCCCCGTGGAGGACGTGTGGGTGGAGGGCCCCGGTGGCCGTGTCCACGCGCTCATCCAGAAGCCGGCGGGCACGACGGGCCCCCTGCCCACCGTCTTCGACATCCACGGCGGCCCGACCTGGCACGACAGCGACTCCTTCGCGGCGGGCCCGGCGGCCTGGGTGGACCACGGGTACGCGGTGGTCCGGATCAACTACCGAGGCTCCACGGGCTACGGCCGCGAGTGGACGGACGCCCTCAAGCACCGGGTCGGCCTGATCGAGCTCGAAGACATCGCGGCGGTCCGGGAATGGGCGGTGACGTCGGGCCTCGCCGACCCCGCCCGCCTGATCCTCACCGGCGGCTCCTGGGGCGGCTACCTCACCCTCCTGGGCCTCGGCACGCAGCCGGACGCGTGGACCCTCGGCATCGCCGCCGTCCCGGTCGCCGACTACGTGACGGCGTACCACGACGAGATGGAAGCCCTGAAGGCGATGGACCGCACCCTCCTCGGCGGCACCCCCGAGGAGGTCCCCGAACGCTTCGAGGCGTCCTCCCCCCTCACCTACGTCGACGCGGTCAAGGCCCCCGTCTACATCTCGGCCGGCGTCAACGACCCCCGCTGCCCCATCCGCCAGATCGACAACTACGTAGCCCGCCTCACCGCCCGCAGCGCCATCCACGAGGTCTACCGCTACGACGCGGGCCACGGCTCCCTGGTCGTCGACGAACGCATCAAACAGGTAAAGCTCGAACTCGACTTCGCAACCAGACACCTGCCCCGCTGA
- a CDS encoding NAD-binding protein — translation MVVAGDDALAHRLAAELRGVYGERVTLVVPPTQRSVRPPVVGRARASTLFDRMSAAVNRAAGNGEGPPNRTAESAGSERVLEATELTESVLAEAGVERAAALALVHDDDETNIRAALTARRLNPRLRLVIRLYNRRLGQHIEELLDQASALAMAMSDGEGDGGGGSGGLGFDASTTVLSDADTAAPALAATAVAGTSKVVQTDGLMLRAVERPPPGPGEVADPGLCTLALLSATTNDPAGADGSESSGSQGPRLLPDERAVAAATGRGTVVLETVSYAASAPSAGRSVVPFGSLLSRRLRWSFAGLVGCVVGLAVASMLVTGEPPLQATYLTLLDLFAINNPAIGEPIGRQILQLFSGLVGLLLLPVLLAAVLEALGTFRSGSALRKPPRGLSGHVVLLGVGKIGTRVLTRLRELNIPVVCVEADPEARGLALARRLRVPVVLGDVTQEGVLEAAKIHRAHALLALTSADTTNLEAALYARGVRPDLRVVLRLYDDDFATAVYRTLRAAHPQALTRSRSVSHLAAPAFAGAMMGRQILGAIPVERRVLLFAAIVVGGHPQLEGRTVGEAFRAGAWRVLALDTAASGGRRGGEPVSAVGSGGGERGGSGLVWDLPSTYVLRAEDRVVLAATRRGLAELLGRRRRESAGT, via the coding sequence ATGGTGGTGGCCGGTGACGACGCCCTGGCGCACCGGCTGGCCGCCGAACTGCGGGGTGTCTACGGCGAACGGGTGACCCTCGTCGTGCCGCCCACCCAGCGCAGTGTGCGCCCGCCGGTGGTCGGGCGGGCGCGGGCCTCGACTCTGTTCGACCGGATGTCCGCGGCGGTGAACCGGGCCGCGGGCAACGGGGAGGGCCCGCCCAACCGGACGGCCGAATCCGCCGGTTCCGAGCGGGTGTTGGAGGCCACCGAACTCACCGAGTCCGTACTCGCCGAGGCGGGTGTGGAACGGGCCGCCGCCCTCGCGCTCGTCCATGACGACGACGAGACCAACATCCGGGCCGCGCTCACCGCGCGCCGCCTCAATCCGCGACTGCGGCTCGTCATACGGCTCTACAACCGGCGCCTCGGGCAGCACATCGAGGAACTCCTCGATCAGGCCTCGGCGTTGGCCATGGCCATGAGCGACGGTGAGGGAGACGGTGGCGGCGGCAGCGGGGGACTCGGCTTCGATGCCTCCACCACCGTGTTGTCCGATGCCGACACCGCCGCGCCCGCGCTCGCCGCGACCGCCGTCGCCGGGACCAGCAAGGTCGTCCAGACCGATGGGTTGATGCTGCGGGCGGTGGAGCGGCCGCCGCCGGGGCCCGGCGAGGTCGCCGATCCCGGGCTGTGCACGCTCGCGCTGCTGTCCGCCACCACCAACGACCCTGCCGGGGCCGACGGTTCGGAGAGCAGCGGGTCGCAGGGCCCTCGGCTGCTGCCCGACGAGCGGGCCGTGGCGGCGGCCACCGGGCGCGGGACCGTCGTCCTGGAGACGGTGTCGTACGCCGCGTCCGCGCCGTCCGCCGGGCGCAGTGTCGTGCCCTTCGGCTCGCTGCTGTCGCGGCGGCTGCGCTGGTCGTTCGCCGGGCTGGTCGGGTGTGTGGTCGGGCTGGCGGTCGCGTCGATGCTCGTCACCGGGGAGCCCCCGCTGCAGGCGACCTATCTGACGTTGCTCGATCTCTTCGCCATCAACAACCCCGCCATCGGTGAGCCCATAGGGCGGCAGATTCTGCAGCTCTTCTCCGGGCTCGTCGGGTTGTTGCTGCTGCCTGTGCTGCTCGCCGCCGTGCTGGAGGCGCTCGGTACGTTCCGCAGCGGGTCCGCGTTGCGCAAGCCGCCGCGAGGGCTGTCCGGGCATGTGGTGCTGCTCGGGGTCGGGAAGATCGGGACGCGGGTGCTGACGCGGCTGCGGGAGCTGAACATTCCGGTGGTGTGCGTCGAGGCCGATCCGGAGGCGCGGGGGCTGGCGCTGGCGCGCCGGTTGCGGGTGCCGGTGGTGTTGGGGGATGTGACTCAGGAGGGTGTGCTCGAAGCCGCGAAGATTCATCGGGCGCATGCGCTGCTCGCGTTGACCAGCGCGGACACGACGAATCTGGAGGCCGCGTTGTACGCCCGTGGCGTGCGGCCCGATCTTCGCGTCGTGCTGCGGTTGTACGACGACGACTTCGCCACCGCCGTGTACCGGACCCTGCGGGCCGCGCATCCGCAGGCGCTGACTCGGAGTCGTAGCGTGTCGCATCTGGCGGCGCCCGCGTTTGCCGGGGCCATGATGGGGCGGCAGATCCTCGGGGCGATTCCGGTGGAGCGGCGGGTGTTGCTGTTCGCGGCCATCGTGGTGGGTGGGCATCCGCAGTTGGAGGGGCGGACCGTGGGGGAGGCGTTTCGGGCGGGGGCGTGGCGGGTGCTTGCGTTGGACACGGCTGCGTCGGGGGGACGGCGGGGTGGTGAACCGGTGTCCGCCGTGGGGAGTGGTGGGGGCGAGCGGGGTGGTTCCGGGCTGGTCTGGGATCTTCCCTCCACGTATGTGCTTCGGGCGGAGGATCGGGTGGTGTTGGCTGCGACTCGGAGGGGGCTGGCGGAGTTGTTGGGGCGGCGGCGACGGGAATCGGCGGGTACGTAG
- a CDS encoding (2Fe-2S) ferredoxin domain-containing protein, protein MNRASADRSRTVAIGAAASRPCTLVVCRGCCCGDPRKYPDDDHTWQLERLRAGAEASRGRFVVRTVDCLGPCDQANVVVVQPSGDARRRGARAIWIGFAMGDDCTEELVSWASAGGPGIAEPPVALELQFVRPPREARARTRR, encoded by the coding sequence TTGAACCGAGCCTCGGCCGACAGGTCTCGTACGGTGGCGATCGGTGCCGCCGCGTCGCGGCCCTGCACGCTCGTCGTCTGCCGTGGATGTTGTTGCGGCGATCCGCGGAAGTATCCCGACGACGATCACACCTGGCAGCTGGAGCGGTTGCGAGCCGGGGCCGAGGCGTCCCGGGGACGGTTCGTGGTCCGGACCGTGGACTGTCTCGGACCCTGCGACCAGGCCAATGTCGTGGTCGTGCAGCCCTCGGGGGACGCGCGGCGCCGGGGCGCGCGGGCGATCTGGATCGGGTTCGCGATGGGGGACGACTGCACCGAGGAGCTGGTGAGTTGGGCGTCCGCCGGAGGACCGGGGATCGCCGAACCTCCGGTCGCGCTGGAGTTGCAGTTCGTCCGGCCGCCGCGCGAGGCACGGGCCCGTACGCGTCGCTGA
- a CDS encoding glycoside hydrolase family 3 N-terminal domain-containing protein: MSLAPSATPSHSRSTFAPALTTAATACTNSSKLAGWSNRRLAMLTIAVPVSETSVSDATSEVSAGAGGVLLFGSKAPSDLGSRLTTLKSHVPGHLGLLVMTDEEGGGIQRMANLVGSLPWPAYMGAHWTPAQIQQNVTKVAKKMAAAQVNMDLAPVVDVDGRNVAPSHTNPDGWRSFSGNTSVVSKAGVAYMNGLRAGGVIPVVKHFPGLGGSTYNSDFGPARTLPWSTLQKVGIPPFTAAIKAGAPAIMVSNNIVPGLGTNPASLSPTAISSELRGKMGFKGLVVTDSLSAKAISAAGFSVPAAAVQALRSGADMVLFDLGSNVSSQTSSIATAITNAVTGGHLSRSRLIDAAGHVLAVRHVNLCS, from the coding sequence GTGTCCCTCGCCCCGTCCGCCACGCCTTCCCACTCCCGTTCGACCTTCGCTCCGGCCCTCACCACCGCCGCCACCGCGTGTACCAACAGCTCGAAGCTGGCCGGGTGGTCGAACCGTCGGCTGGCCATGCTGACCATCGCCGTCCCGGTGTCGGAGACCTCGGTGTCCGATGCCACGTCCGAGGTGAGCGCCGGTGCGGGCGGTGTGCTGCTGTTCGGCAGCAAGGCGCCGTCCGACCTGGGCTCCCGGCTGACCACCCTGAAGTCCCATGTGCCCGGTCACCTGGGCCTGTTGGTGATGACCGACGAGGAGGGCGGCGGCATCCAGCGCATGGCGAACCTCGTCGGGTCCCTGCCCTGGCCCGCGTACATGGGCGCGCACTGGACCCCGGCCCAGATCCAGCAGAACGTCACGAAGGTCGCCAAGAAGATGGCGGCAGCCCAGGTGAACATGGACCTCGCGCCGGTCGTCGACGTCGACGGCAGGAACGTGGCCCCCAGCCATACCAACCCCGACGGATGGCGGTCCTTCAGTGGCAACACCTCGGTGGTCTCCAAGGCCGGTGTCGCGTACATGAACGGGTTGCGCGCCGGCGGAGTGATACCCGTCGTCAAGCACTTCCCGGGCCTCGGCGGCTCCACTTACAACTCCGACTTCGGCCCCGCCCGCACCCTGCCCTGGTCCACCCTGCAGAAGGTGGGCATCCCGCCGTTCACAGCGGCCATCAAGGCCGGTGCCCCGGCCATCATGGTCTCCAACAACATCGTGCCGGGCCTGGGTACCAATCCGGCGAGCCTGTCACCCACCGCCATCAGCTCCGAGCTGCGCGGCAAGATGGGATTCAAGGGGCTGGTGGTCACCGACTCGCTCAGCGCCAAGGCGATCTCCGCCGCCGGCTTCAGCGTCCCCGCCGCAGCCGTCCAGGCCCTGCGCTCCGGCGCCGACATGGTCTTGTTCGACCTGGGGAGCAACGTCAGCTCCCAAACGTCCTCGATCGCCACGGCGATCACCAATGCGGTGACCGGCGGACACCTCTCCCGCAGCCGCCTCATCGACGCGGCGGGGCACGTCCTGGCCGTCCGGCACGTGAATCTCTGCTCCTGA
- a CDS encoding 50S ribosomal protein bL37, with the protein MAKRGNKRRSRKKKKANHGKRPNA; encoded by the coding sequence ATGGCCAAGCGAGGGAACAAGCGACGCAGCCGTAAGAAGAAGAAGGCCAATCACGGCAAGCGTCCCAACGCCTGA
- a CDS encoding GNAT family N-acetyltransferase — protein sequence MSKSLKEAAKKPEANPWYRAVYRGDEPVGFVMLSWKPPSGHFKGRHFIWRLLVDKRYQRRGIGREALTQIAALVRADGATELLTSYEPGDGEPLPFYQEFGFEPTGEMDDGEIVLRLTFPAQ from the coding sequence GTGTCCAAGTCGCTCAAGGAGGCGGCAAAGAAACCGGAGGCCAATCCCTGGTATCGCGCCGTGTACCGTGGCGACGAGCCAGTCGGCTTCGTGATGCTGTCGTGGAAGCCGCCGTCCGGTCATTTCAAAGGGCGGCATTTCATTTGGCGCCTCCTCGTCGACAAGCGGTACCAGCGACGAGGGATCGGCCGAGAGGCGCTCACTCAGATCGCCGCCCTGGTTCGCGCGGACGGCGCCACCGAGCTGCTGACCAGCTACGAGCCCGGCGACGGCGAACCGTTGCCCTTCTACCAGGAGTTTGGGTTCGAGCCCACCGGGGAGATGGACGACGGTGAGATCGTTCTGCGGCTCACTTTCCCCGCTCAGTGA
- a CDS encoding Pr6Pr family membrane protein, with protein sequence MAAFRLLVALVAAAGVAIEMRLGSPLHVLSYFTIQATLLVAVVFVASARRARTARRPLPAALMGGTLLYISITGLVYHLILADPSSGFSMTGGIAPHTGWQAVSNQILHTVIPIAAVIDWLLLTRPAPFAVRHATTWLVYPLAYLVFSLVRGEILPPGTPARYLYSFVDVDRHGYVGILGNTAILGVAFYALALLVIALDHVRPDPFRHGSRRPENRISSPATGGLK encoded by the coding sequence GTGGCCGCCTTCCGCCTCCTGGTCGCCCTCGTCGCGGCCGCGGGTGTGGCCATCGAGATGCGCCTGGGCAGTCCGCTCCACGTGCTCAGCTACTTCACCATCCAGGCCACCCTGCTGGTGGCGGTGGTCTTCGTCGCCTCGGCCCGGCGGGCACGGACGGCGCGTCGCCCGCTGCCCGCGGCCCTCATGGGCGGCACGCTGCTCTACATCTCGATCACGGGCCTGGTCTACCACCTGATCCTGGCGGACCCCTCCAGCGGTTTCTCCATGACCGGGGGCATCGCTCCGCACACCGGCTGGCAGGCGGTGTCGAACCAGATCCTGCACACGGTGATCCCCATCGCCGCGGTGATCGACTGGCTCCTGCTGACCCGCCCGGCGCCGTTCGCCGTCCGGCATGCGACGACGTGGCTTGTCTACCCTCTCGCCTACCTGGTCTTTTCCCTCGTCCGCGGAGAGATCCTGCCGCCGGGCACCCCGGCGCGCTACCTCTACTCCTTCGTGGACGTCGACCGGCACGGCTACGTGGGCATCCTCGGCAACACCGCGATCCTCGGTGTCGCCTTCTACGCCCTCGCCCTCCTCGTCATCGCCCTGGACCACGTCCGCCCCGACCCGTTCCGCCACGGCAGCCGACGCCCCGAAAACCGGATTTCGTCTCCGGCCACCGGTGGGCTAAAGTAA
- a CDS encoding metallophosphoesterase has protein sequence MRARYGVPLGITAVGAAGLLYAAGFETRSFRLRRVTVPVLPRGMRPLRVLQVSDIHMVSGQRKKQRWLRSLAGLRPDFVINTGDNLSDPEGVPEVLDALGPLMEFPGAYVFGSNDYYGPKLRNPALYLLEKSQGRHGLNGNKPAVGVIHNPWEDLRDGFDTAGWLNLTNARGTLKIEGGEIELTGLDDPHIKRDRYARVAGGPSESADFSMGVVHAPYLRTLDAFTADGYPLILAGHTHGGQLCLPFYGAFVTNCDLDTDRVKGLSTHTAEGRTSYMHVSAGCGTSRYTPVRFACPPEASLLTLVARP, from the coding sequence ATGCGCGCGCGATACGGAGTACCCCTGGGAATCACGGCGGTGGGCGCCGCCGGACTGTTGTACGCGGCGGGTTTCGAGACCCGCTCGTTCCGCCTCCGACGGGTGACGGTCCCGGTCCTGCCACGAGGCATGCGGCCGCTCCGCGTCCTCCAGGTCTCCGACATCCACATGGTGAGCGGTCAGCGCAAGAAGCAGCGCTGGCTGCGCTCCCTGGCCGGGCTGCGCCCCGACTTCGTCATCAACACCGGGGACAACCTCTCCGACCCGGAGGGCGTCCCCGAAGTCCTGGACGCCCTCGGCCCGTTGATGGAGTTCCCCGGTGCGTACGTCTTCGGTTCGAACGACTACTACGGCCCCAAACTCCGCAACCCCGCCCTGTACTTGCTGGAGAAGTCCCAGGGCCGCCATGGTCTGAACGGCAACAAGCCGGCTGTGGGCGTCATCCACAACCCGTGGGAAGACCTGCGCGACGGCTTCGACACGGCGGGCTGGCTGAACCTGACGAACGCCCGGGGGACGCTCAAGATAGAGGGCGGCGAGATCGAGCTGACCGGCCTCGACGACCCGCACATCAAGCGGGACCGGTACGCGCGGGTGGCCGGCGGCCCGTCGGAGTCGGCCGACTTCTCGATGGGCGTGGTCCACGCCCCGTACCTGCGTACGCTCGACGCGTTCACGGCGGACGGCTACCCCCTGATCCTGGCCGGTCACACCCACGGCGGCCAGCTGTGCCTCCCCTTCTACGGCGCCTTCGTCACCAACTGCGACCTGGACACCGACCGCGTGAAGGGCCTGTCCACGCACACGGCGGAGGGGCGGACGTCGTACATGCACGTCTCGGCGGGCTGCGGTACGAGCCGCTACACGCCGGTACGGTTCGCGTGCCCGCCGGAGGCGTCACTGCTGACGCTGGTCGCTCGGCCGTAG
- a CDS encoding GatB/YqeY domain-containing protein: MTTLKSKLQEDLNAAIKERDELRSATLRLTLAAITKEEVAGKTKRELSDDEVQKVITREAKKRREAADAFAQGGRPESAEREKAEGEVLATYLPKQLSDEELQQIVGQAVEEARAAGAEGPRAMGQVMKIVNPKVAGLAEGGRVAAVVKKLLAG; the protein is encoded by the coding sequence ATGACCACGCTCAAGTCGAAGCTGCAGGAAGACCTCAACGCCGCCATCAAGGAGCGCGACGAGCTCCGCTCCGCGACGCTCCGGCTGACCCTCGCCGCGATCACCAAGGAGGAGGTCGCCGGCAAGACGAAGCGCGAGCTCTCCGACGACGAAGTACAGAAGGTGATCACCCGCGAGGCGAAGAAGCGCCGCGAGGCCGCGGACGCCTTCGCGCAGGGTGGGCGTCCCGAGTCGGCCGAGCGCGAGAAGGCGGAGGGGGAGGTCCTCGCCACGTACCTGCCCAAGCAGCTGTCCGACGAGGAGCTCCAGCAGATCGTCGGGCAGGCCGTCGAGGAGGCCAGGGCGGCGGGTGCCGAGGGGCCGCGCGCCATGGGCCAGGTCATGAAGATCGTGAACCCGAAGGTCGCGGGGCTGGCCGAGGGCGGCCGTGTCGCCGCCGTGGTCAAGAAACTGCTCGCGGGCTGA